One genomic window of Actinoplanes lobatus includes the following:
- a CDS encoding TRAFAC clade GTPase domain-containing protein, whose amino-acid sequence MVDTVRDQTLDFLTPAGDEIRWNVRPDRSTAPRPAHRSAVIERVVLVRGSDQPLIQRRLDPRADPHRLDTEIAAGLRLARRHPENGYPAVLPRMLGYRADIDEPYVLWQPPPVTEVGQVAARLGNDAIDRVLCDLLTGLAHLAAAGIVHRGINAARVRWTGEGAMIAGLPVAAFAGDTRTGTGREPWASAEQVRGIGRADPRDDVWSAAVLLGELLGLDGDSYRERLGPRYAVLLGDALAPRAAQRPTAAELLRTLSWPVPVLETSPLDSGREQYGRIGESRTRTAAPAARPPQRRRRWFWSIGRGSAGPATRDCYLCLDPVSWAETDLFIWTDKGYKPLDLGAAGPQHRREYRLRQAFRRCPNRTGEIGPHYLPAAYLRSGSPINIGLIGDTAAGKTHLLAGIMQEIESGVLGDFGIMTSAVDIAWHDDFRQSRMNRLYRDGEVLEHTRPVDTVDFADGLILGTGTRERPMMFFDIAGEMLQPGRRQSRATQFLAAADALIFVADPVRPDPDTTFEAVIDRLAHRRGPDGLLDIPSVVVVTKSDLLRFEEPVDRWIRARRADGPAESRDVYAYLHQRGRTAQLAPVHRIRRCTLHFASATGGRDRGGRYPHGARPQRCAEPLISLLAMLGALPARRDGDG is encoded by the coding sequence ATGGTCGACACGGTGCGTGACCAGACGTTGGATTTCCTCACCCCCGCAGGCGACGAGATCCGGTGGAACGTCCGGCCCGACCGGTCGACGGCGCCACGCCCGGCCCACCGGTCCGCCGTCATCGAACGGGTGGTGCTGGTCCGCGGCAGCGACCAGCCGCTGATCCAGCGCAGACTGGACCCGCGGGCGGATCCGCACCGGCTCGACACCGAGATCGCGGCCGGTCTGCGACTGGCCCGCCGCCACCCCGAGAACGGCTACCCGGCGGTGCTGCCGCGGATGCTCGGCTACCGGGCCGACATCGACGAACCGTACGTGCTCTGGCAGCCCCCACCCGTCACCGAGGTCGGACAGGTGGCCGCCCGGCTCGGTAACGACGCCATCGACCGGGTGCTGTGCGACCTGCTCACCGGGCTGGCGCACCTGGCCGCCGCCGGGATCGTGCACCGGGGCATCAACGCGGCGCGGGTGCGGTGGACCGGCGAGGGCGCGATGATCGCCGGCCTGCCGGTCGCCGCGTTCGCCGGCGACACCCGCACCGGGACCGGCCGCGAACCGTGGGCGTCGGCCGAACAGGTGCGCGGAATCGGCCGGGCCGACCCGCGCGACGACGTGTGGAGCGCCGCCGTACTGCTGGGGGAACTCCTCGGCCTCGACGGCGACTCGTACCGGGAGCGGCTGGGCCCCCGCTACGCGGTGCTGCTCGGCGACGCGCTGGCGCCCCGGGCCGCGCAACGCCCCACCGCCGCCGAGCTGCTGCGGACATTGAGCTGGCCGGTGCCGGTGCTGGAAACCTCACCGTTGGACAGCGGCCGGGAACAGTACGGGCGGATCGGGGAGAGCCGGACCCGTACCGCCGCACCCGCCGCGCGGCCACCGCAACGGCGCCGCCGCTGGTTCTGGTCCATCGGGCGTGGCAGCGCGGGCCCCGCCACCCGGGACTGCTATCTCTGCCTCGACCCGGTGTCCTGGGCCGAGACCGACCTGTTCATCTGGACCGACAAGGGATACAAGCCACTCGACCTGGGCGCCGCGGGACCGCAGCACCGCCGGGAGTACCGGCTGCGGCAGGCGTTCCGCCGCTGCCCGAACCGGACCGGCGAGATCGGCCCGCACTATCTGCCGGCCGCCTACCTGCGCAGCGGGTCACCGATCAACATCGGCCTGATCGGTGACACGGCGGCGGGCAAGACCCATCTGCTGGCCGGGATCATGCAGGAGATCGAGAGCGGTGTGCTCGGCGACTTCGGGATCATGACCAGCGCCGTCGACATCGCCTGGCACGACGACTTCCGCCAGTCCCGGATGAACCGGCTGTACCGAGACGGCGAAGTGCTGGAACACACCCGGCCGGTGGACACCGTCGACTTCGCCGACGGGCTGATCCTCGGCACCGGAACCCGGGAACGCCCGATGATGTTCTTCGACATCGCCGGCGAGATGCTGCAACCCGGCCGTCGCCAGAGCCGGGCCACCCAGTTCCTCGCCGCCGCCGACGCGCTGATCTTCGTGGCCGACCCCGTCCGCCCCGACCCGGACACCACGTTCGAGGCGGTCATCGACCGGCTCGCGCACCGGCGCGGACCCGACGGGCTGCTGGACATCCCCTCGGTCGTGGTGGTCACCAAATCCGACCTGCTGCGCTTCGAGGAGCCGGTGGACCGCTGGATCCGGGCCCGCCGCGCCGACGGCCCGGCCGAGAGCCGCGACGTGTACGCCTACCTGCACCAGCGGGGCCGGACCGCCCAGCTGGCGCCGGTGCACCGGATCCGCCGGTGCACGCTGCATTTCGCCTCGGCGACCGGAGGCCGTGACCGGGGCGGCCGCTACCCGCACGGCGCCCGCCCACAGCGTTGCGCCGAGCCGCTCATCTCGCTGCTCGCGATGCTGGGCGCCCTGCCGGCCCGTAGAGACGGGGACGGTTGA
- a CDS encoding choline/carnitine O-acyltransferase: MSTFENEDTLSRVPLPALEDTCARFLEWCTPLLTEEELADTEAAVRDFGRPDGPGPKLHADLVRYDADPATHSWLDAFWPARYLGRRDRIALNANFFFLFRETPLHGFAEPQVERAAGLIAAAVSYKTQLDDESIPPIATRGKPLSMAQHRFLFSTTRIPGPVQDTVRAPYSDEWPGPSTARHIAVFQRGNVFRMNVIGPDGRPYSLDDLAAGLREVQKAGAARATTDTSVGHLTTMARAEWAAARDRLTALDPGNPAALDTIETALFCVCLEDLAPADDQAAGDQLLHGDSGNRWFDKAVSLIVFADGTAGINVEHCELDGTTILSFVDALLAVSPEEHAATSGAAAQGVPAIEPVTFVLDDALRADIAAAARSFAQYGADTATAPLSFDEFGVDEVKRLRMSPDAFVQMAYQLAHQRAKGFIGATYESIATRQYRRGRTEAMRVVTPEVLRFVSTIDDPAASPDERRAALRAAADKHVERAKQCQAGAAPEQHLWELQLIQKRRGPALGVSESPRLYETPGWLTMRDDYLSTSSAPSTSIRYFGFGATSSRCIGIAYVLLPDRFNLYLSTPRPVADMMYTFADRLREALRELRDLLDEQ, translated from the coding sequence GTGAGCACGTTCGAAAACGAGGACACACTGTCGCGGGTGCCGTTGCCCGCGCTGGAGGACACCTGCGCCCGGTTCCTCGAGTGGTGTACGCCGCTGCTGACGGAGGAGGAGCTCGCCGACACCGAGGCCGCGGTACGGGACTTCGGACGGCCCGATGGTCCAGGGCCGAAGCTGCACGCCGATCTGGTGCGGTACGACGCGGATCCGGCCACCCACAGCTGGTTGGACGCGTTCTGGCCGGCGCGCTACCTCGGTCGCCGGGACCGGATCGCGCTGAACGCCAACTTCTTCTTCCTGTTCCGTGAAACGCCGTTGCACGGATTCGCCGAGCCGCAGGTGGAGCGCGCGGCGGGACTCATCGCCGCCGCCGTGAGCTACAAGACCCAGCTCGACGACGAAAGCATCCCGCCGATCGCGACGCGCGGGAAGCCGTTGTCGATGGCGCAGCACAGGTTCCTGTTCTCCACCACCCGCATCCCGGGGCCGGTGCAGGACACCGTCCGAGCGCCGTACAGCGACGAGTGGCCGGGCCCGTCGACGGCACGGCACATCGCGGTGTTCCAGCGCGGCAACGTGTTCCGGATGAACGTGATCGGTCCGGACGGGCGCCCGTACTCCCTCGACGACCTGGCGGCCGGCCTGCGTGAGGTGCAGAAGGCTGGTGCCGCGCGGGCCACGACGGACACCTCGGTCGGTCATCTCACCACGATGGCCCGGGCCGAGTGGGCGGCGGCCAGGGACCGGCTGACGGCACTGGATCCCGGTAACCCGGCCGCGCTGGACACCATCGAGACAGCGCTGTTCTGCGTGTGCCTGGAGGACCTGGCGCCGGCCGACGATCAGGCGGCCGGCGATCAGTTGCTGCACGGCGACAGCGGCAACCGGTGGTTCGACAAGGCGGTGTCGCTCATCGTGTTCGCCGACGGCACGGCCGGCATCAACGTCGAGCACTGCGAGCTCGACGGCACCACCATCCTCAGCTTCGTCGACGCGCTGCTCGCCGTGTCGCCTGAGGAGCACGCCGCGACGTCGGGTGCGGCGGCGCAGGGGGTGCCGGCGATCGAGCCGGTCACGTTCGTGCTCGACGACGCGCTGCGGGCCGACATCGCCGCCGCGGCACGGTCGTTCGCTCAATACGGCGCGGACACCGCCACCGCGCCCCTGTCCTTCGACGAGTTCGGGGTGGACGAGGTCAAGCGGCTGCGGATGTCGCCGGACGCGTTCGTGCAGATGGCTTACCAGCTCGCGCACCAGCGGGCCAAGGGCTTCATCGGTGCTACGTACGAGTCCATCGCCACCCGCCAGTACCGGCGGGGGCGGACCGAGGCGATGCGCGTCGTCACGCCCGAGGTGCTGCGATTCGTGTCCACGATCGACGACCCCGCCGCGTCACCCGACGAGCGGCGGGCAGCGTTGCGGGCCGCGGCCGACAAGCATGTCGAACGGGCGAAGCAGTGCCAGGCCGGTGCGGCACCGGAGCAGCACCTGTGGGAGCTGCAATTGATTCAGAAGCGGCGTGGGCCCGCGCTCGGCGTGTCCGAGTCACCCCGGCTGTACGAGACGCCGGGTTGGCTCACGATGCGCGATGACTACCTGAGCACCAGCTCGGCGCCGTCGACCAGCATCCGCTACTTCGGGTTCGGGGCTACCAGCAGTCGCTGCATCGGGATCGCGTACGTGCTGCTGCCGGACCGGTTCAACCTGTACCTCAGCACACCTCGCCCGGTCGCCGACATGATGTACACGTTTGCCGACCGGCTCCGCGAAGCGTTGCGGGAGCTACGCGACCTGCTCGACGAGCAGTAG
- a CDS encoding class I SAM-dependent methyltransferase: MRFDQTGKVSLDGIYTQPDPRAYFTTLRELDYCIPQLAKPYFQQIIGQYRESRQVAVPTVVDVGCSYGVNAALLRCDATMDDLYDRYADTECTRQELLERDRELVRSHGSPARFVGLDVSRPALAYASAAGFLDDAVQADLEAREPTAGQRAQFAEADIVISTGCLGYVTGRTLVRVVGSRPDRRPWMAHFVLRMFPFEPIADRLAALGYETMRVDRTFRQRRFASDREQRQVLETMVAAGVDPEGLESDGWLHAQLYVSRPVGTPDPLTFDIDDSMTQKAAR, encoded by the coding sequence GTGCGTTTCGACCAGACCGGAAAAGTCTCTCTCGACGGCATCTACACGCAGCCCGATCCCCGCGCCTATTTCACCACTCTGCGTGAGCTCGACTATTGCATTCCCCAACTCGCCAAACCCTATTTCCAGCAAATAATCGGGCAGTATCGCGAATCGCGGCAGGTGGCCGTCCCGACCGTCGTCGACGTCGGTTGCTCCTACGGCGTCAACGCGGCGCTGCTGCGCTGTGACGCCACCATGGACGACCTGTACGACCGCTACGCCGACACCGAGTGCACCCGGCAGGAGCTGCTGGAGCGCGATCGTGAGCTGGTCCGGTCGCACGGGTCCCCGGCCCGGTTCGTGGGGCTGGACGTGTCCCGGCCCGCGCTGGCGTACGCATCGGCGGCCGGGTTCCTCGACGATGCCGTGCAGGCCGACCTGGAGGCGCGCGAACCCACGGCGGGCCAGCGCGCCCAGTTCGCCGAGGCCGACATCGTGATCTCCACCGGATGCCTCGGCTACGTCACCGGCCGGACACTCGTACGCGTGGTCGGCTCCCGCCCCGACCGGCGGCCGTGGATGGCGCATTTCGTGCTGCGGATGTTCCCGTTCGAGCCGATCGCCGATCGCCTCGCGGCCCTCGGTTACGAGACGATGCGGGTGGACCGGACGTTCCGGCAGCGCCGTTTCGCGTCCGACCGGGAACAACGGCAGGTGCTGGAGACAATGGTCGCCGCCGGCGTCGATCCGGAAGGGCTGGAGAGCGACGGCTGGTTGCACGCTCAGCTCTACGTTTCCCGGCCCGTCGGCACTCCCGACCCCTTGACCTTCGACATTGACGATTCAATGACCCAGAAGGCCGCCCGATGA
- a CDS encoding HalD/BesD family halogenase, with amino-acid sequence MTIVDTARYPLTDPGSDAWESVVSRARTELRDHGCSVLPEFILPGSREALRREGAGVAPLAYYDVEETNVYNMAFDADLPADHPGSIVMQRGNAFVARDRIPTDSVIHRLYTDPSFVRFVAACFELPELHELADPLSGLVLNVVQPGMEHPWHFDTNEFTVSMLTQEPEEGGVFEYCPNIRSAGAENFDAVRSVLTGADRSPVQALTLRPGDLQLFKGRYALHRVSAVSGATARHSAIFAYSERPGVIGSVARTRQLFGRVLPAHLDAERNAVRVDQLLD; translated from the coding sequence ATGACTATTGTGGACACCGCGCGCTATCCACTGACCGACCCGGGAAGCGACGCATGGGAAAGCGTCGTTTCCCGGGCACGCACCGAACTGCGCGACCACGGATGCAGCGTGCTGCCGGAGTTCATTCTGCCGGGCAGCCGGGAGGCGCTGCGGCGAGAAGGTGCCGGGGTCGCCCCGCTGGCGTACTACGACGTCGAGGAAACCAACGTCTACAACATGGCGTTCGACGCCGACCTGCCGGCCGATCACCCGGGCAGCATCGTCATGCAGCGCGGCAACGCGTTCGTCGCGCGCGACCGGATCCCCACCGACAGCGTCATCCACCGGCTGTACACCGACCCGTCCTTCGTGCGCTTCGTCGCCGCCTGCTTCGAACTACCGGAGCTGCACGAGCTCGCCGACCCACTGTCCGGCCTGGTGCTCAACGTCGTGCAACCCGGCATGGAGCACCCGTGGCACTTCGACACCAACGAGTTCACCGTCAGCATGCTGACCCAGGAGCCGGAGGAGGGCGGCGTCTTCGAGTACTGCCCGAACATCCGTTCGGCGGGCGCGGAGAACTTCGACGCCGTCCGTTCGGTGCTCACCGGCGCCGACCGCTCGCCGGTGCAGGCCCTGACCCTGCGCCCCGGTGATCTCCAGCTGTTCAAGGGCCGGTACGCGCTGCACCGGGTGAGCGCGGTCAGCGGCGCCACCGCCCGGCACTCAGCGATCTTCGCCTACTCCGAACGCCCCGGCGTGATCGGCAGCGTCGCCCGTACCCGGCAGCTGTTCGGCCGGGTCCTGCCCGCGCACCTCGACGCCGAGCGCAATGCCGTGCGGGTCGACCAGTTGCTGGACTGA
- a CDS encoding ATP-binding protein, translating to MTGEARPSGSAVERLTRMGARLLHTPMSGADLCGTDRNTPGAHPCSQYVIRENAPLIVPDVEADPRLRDDPAVREHETIAYAGYPLRSPDGEPVGAFFVADVVVRQWSADELADLLALAEAAEAAATETSLRIAYGEAQLALARQQWLLETTDDAYIALNTDGRISGWNAASEQLFGWSAAEATGQVTTELIVPPRFRNVHEQRLAEARRIGTSELVGQRLELAATDRAGREFQVEMTLQTELVHGQPVFHMFLHDISARIAMQTALEDERAFLQALLDSMEAGVVACDSKGKLAQLNQLLTKIHGLGVEPVEPEEWPATYYLFEADGQTLIRPRQDPLARAYRGEIVQHQDIAIVPPGRSPHILLTNARPIKTKDGRCLGAVAVHHDVTESRRAERLRRCRHAVANALSEAISAQEAGVTAVEAVAAEMQWACAQYWEVDEKRDRIIRIGSWARPGTDLAPFDGTDQLAFIRGESVPGMVWEHDHEIWTTDLLHGFADVGRLPLGHRLGLRTAFGVPVHMGHRVAGALAFFADTEIPRDDEILTMLQSIAGQIGRFMERRRAEDLTLALAAARRDFNRVVEQVNDCLWTVEMTPSGEVLSQYASAGGRGVFGGVIPTDSDMALTFGNLVHPDDRQLFELYHERALSGLPTEFEARVIGFDGITRWVWTRGTPRHEDGHLYIDGISTNVTERRELADQREQLLAQEQQQVHRLQELDRMKDELVAVVSHELRNPIAIIAAHTEVLMDEPDLAGQAELAAIERTIAHLVHLVDDLLDVARFDSGQANIDLRPLRLDRLLHRAVQEHQHGADAKPVTLVTEIDALPVVPGDAHRLRQVLDNLLSNAVKYTPPSGTITVTAHATDDTAVVRVTDTGIGIPADEYPKLFNRFFRASTATSRKIKGTGLGLTVVKAIVDAHGGTITAEPAPGGGTRFTLTLPR from the coding sequence GTGACGGGCGAGGCGCGCCCATCCGGGTCAGCGGTGGAGCGGCTGACCCGGATGGGCGCGCGGCTGCTGCACACCCCGATGTCCGGGGCGGACCTGTGCGGCACCGACCGGAACACTCCGGGGGCACACCCGTGCAGCCAATACGTGATCAGGGAGAATGCCCCACTTATCGTGCCCGACGTCGAGGCCGACCCGCGACTGAGGGACGACCCGGCAGTCCGGGAACACGAGACGATCGCGTACGCCGGGTACCCGCTGCGGTCGCCGGATGGGGAACCGGTTGGTGCGTTCTTCGTGGCCGACGTCGTAGTACGGCAGTGGAGTGCTGACGAGCTGGCAGACCTGCTCGCCTTGGCCGAGGCGGCGGAGGCGGCCGCGACGGAGACCTCCCTGCGCATCGCGTACGGCGAGGCACAGCTCGCCCTGGCACGCCAGCAATGGCTGCTGGAAACCACGGACGACGCGTACATCGCGCTCAACACCGACGGCCGGATCAGCGGTTGGAACGCGGCCTCCGAACAGCTGTTCGGCTGGTCCGCCGCCGAGGCGACCGGACAGGTCACCACCGAGTTGATCGTCCCACCGAGGTTTCGGAACGTGCACGAACAGCGGCTTGCCGAGGCACGTCGTATTGGTACGTCCGAGCTGGTCGGGCAGAGGCTGGAACTGGCCGCGACGGACCGCGCGGGCCGCGAGTTCCAGGTCGAGATGACGCTTCAGACAGAGCTGGTGCACGGCCAGCCGGTGTTCCACATGTTCCTTCACGACATCAGTGCCCGGATCGCGATGCAGACCGCTCTGGAGGACGAACGGGCATTCCTGCAGGCGCTGCTCGACAGCATGGAGGCCGGGGTGGTGGCCTGCGACAGCAAGGGCAAGCTGGCACAGCTCAACCAATTGCTGACGAAGATCCACGGCCTCGGAGTCGAACCCGTCGAGCCCGAGGAATGGCCGGCGACCTATTACCTCTTCGAGGCGGACGGACAGACGCTGATACGACCGCGTCAGGATCCGCTGGCCCGCGCCTACCGGGGTGAGATCGTCCAGCACCAGGACATAGCGATCGTTCCTCCCGGCCGGTCGCCGCACATCCTCCTCACCAACGCCCGGCCGATCAAGACCAAGGACGGCCGGTGTCTCGGCGCCGTGGCAGTGCACCACGACGTCACCGAAAGCCGCCGTGCCGAGCGGTTGCGCCGGTGCCGGCATGCCGTGGCAAACGCGCTTTCCGAGGCCATCTCGGCCCAGGAGGCCGGGGTCACCGCGGTCGAGGCGGTCGCCGCGGAGATGCAGTGGGCCTGCGCCCAATACTGGGAGGTCGACGAGAAACGCGACCGGATCATCCGGATCGGCTCCTGGGCCCGCCCCGGCACCGATCTGGCCCCGTTCGACGGCACCGACCAGCTCGCCTTCATCCGTGGGGAAAGCGTGCCCGGCATGGTGTGGGAACACGACCACGAGATCTGGACCACCGACCTGCTGCACGGCTTCGCCGACGTCGGCCGGCTACCGCTCGGGCACCGGCTCGGGCTGCGGACGGCGTTCGGCGTGCCGGTGCACATGGGCCACCGAGTGGCCGGTGCGCTCGCCTTCTTCGCCGACACCGAGATCCCGCGCGACGACGAGATCCTCACCATGCTGCAGAGCATCGCCGGGCAGATCGGCCGTTTCATGGAGCGGCGCCGCGCCGAGGACCTGACGCTTGCGCTGGCGGCCGCTCGCCGCGACTTCAACCGGGTGGTCGAACAGGTCAACGACTGCCTCTGGACCGTCGAGATGACGCCGTCCGGCGAGGTCCTGTCGCAGTACGCCAGCGCCGGCGGCAGGGGCGTCTTCGGCGGCGTGATACCCACCGACTCGGACATGGCCCTCACCTTCGGCAACCTGGTGCACCCGGACGACAGACAACTCTTCGAGCTTTACCACGAACGGGCATTGTCGGGCCTGCCCACCGAGTTCGAGGCCCGGGTCATCGGCTTCGACGGCATCACCCGCTGGGTCTGGACCCGGGGCACGCCCCGACACGAAGACGGTCACCTTTATATCGACGGCATCAGCACCAACGTCACCGAACGTCGGGAATTGGCCGACCAGCGGGAACAGTTGCTCGCCCAGGAACAGCAGCAGGTACACCGTCTGCAAGAACTCGACCGGATGAAGGACGAACTGGTCGCCGTCGTCAGTCACGAGCTGCGCAACCCCATCGCGATCATCGCGGCCCACACCGAGGTCCTGATGGATGAGCCCGACCTGGCCGGCCAGGCGGAGCTCGCCGCCATCGAACGGACCATCGCCCACCTGGTGCACCTCGTAGACGACCTGCTGGACGTCGCCCGCTTCGACAGCGGGCAAGCCAACATCGACCTGAGGCCACTACGCCTGGACCGGCTCCTCCATCGGGCTGTACAGGAGCACCAGCACGGCGCGGACGCCAAGCCGGTCACCCTGGTCACCGAGATCGACGCGCTGCCCGTGGTGCCGGGCGACGCCCACCGGCTGCGGCAGGTCCTGGACAACCTGCTCTCCAACGCCGTCAAGTACACGCCCCCGAGTGGCACCATCACGGTGACAGCACACGCCACCGATGACACGGCCGTCGTCCGCGTAACCGACACCGGCATCGGCATCCCCGCCGACGAATACCCCAAGCTGTTCAACCGGTTCTTCCGGGCCAGCACCGCGACCAGCCGGAAGATCAAGGGCACCGGGCTCGGTCTGACCGTCGTCAAGGCCATCGTCGACGCGCACGGTGGCACCATCACCGCCGAGCCGGCGCCCGGAGGTGGCACCCGATTCACCCTGACCCTGCCACGCTGA
- a CDS encoding nucleotide disphospho-sugar-binding domain-containing protein, whose translation MRVLIVSAPMLGHVFPLVPLGRALAEAGHEVLVATAAEALRVRESGLAVHDALPGYRFGPIAARMLLRHPLLSRAQLAGTTDPRGVGILFGAVNDRMADGVVAVARRWRPDLVVYEPLAVAGALAAAGIGVPAVLHETTLFGGPSLVAATASRLGDALRRHPVGDLPPPAAVLTIAPASVAGTRDGWPMRAVPYGADQPLPGWLTEQPSRARVLVSRSTVPQPGPDRLMRRVIDAAGPVDADFVLIRPDRRAAARRYPPNVRATDWLPLPAALAVSTAIVHHGGAGSTLAALHAGVPQLVVRGAGDRRHNAELVAVRGAGLAVDDREISTAVLDRLLDDPALARAAQQVSAEVAAMPAPADLVPRLTELILSQR comes from the coding sequence GTGCGCGTACTCATCGTGTCGGCGCCGATGCTGGGGCATGTCTTCCCGCTCGTCCCGCTTGGCCGGGCGCTTGCGGAGGCGGGTCACGAGGTGCTGGTGGCGACCGCTGCCGAGGCGCTGCGCGTACGGGAAAGCGGCCTCGCCGTGCACGACGCCCTGCCGGGCTACCGGTTCGGCCCGATAGCGGCCCGCATGCTGCTGCGCCACCCGCTGCTGTCCCGCGCGCAGCTGGCCGGTACCACCGATCCCCGCGGCGTCGGCATCCTGTTCGGTGCGGTCAATGATCGGATGGCGGACGGCGTGGTGGCCGTTGCCCGTCGGTGGCGGCCGGACCTCGTCGTCTACGAACCACTCGCGGTAGCCGGTGCGCTGGCTGCCGCCGGCATCGGCGTGCCGGCGGTACTGCACGAAACCACGCTGTTCGGCGGCCCGTCGCTGGTGGCCGCGACCGCCTCCCGGCTCGGCGACGCCCTGCGCCGACATCCGGTCGGTGACCTTCCACCGCCGGCCGCAGTACTGACGATCGCACCGGCCAGCGTGGCCGGAACGCGCGACGGCTGGCCGATGCGTGCCGTGCCATACGGCGCCGACCAGCCGTTACCCGGCTGGCTCACCGAGCAGCCGTCGCGCGCCCGTGTCCTGGTCAGCCGCAGCACGGTGCCACAGCCCGGACCGGACCGGCTGATGCGCCGGGTGATCGACGCCGCCGGCCCCGTCGACGCGGACTTCGTGCTGATCCGCCCGGATCGGCGGGCCGCTGCCCGCCGGTACCCGCCGAACGTCCGGGCCACCGACTGGCTGCCGCTGCCCGCCGCCCTTGCGGTCAGCACCGCGATCGTGCACCACGGTGGAGCCGGCTCCACCCTCGCCGCCCTGCACGCCGGCGTCCCGCAACTGGTCGTCCGCGGCGCCGGCGACCGCAGACACAACGCCGAACTCGTCGCGGTGCGTGGCGCCGGACTGGCTGTCGACGACAGGGAGATCAGCACGGCGGTGCTCGACCGGTTGCTCGATGATCCGGCGCTGGCACGAGCGGCGCAGCAGGTCAGCGCCGAGGTGGCCGCCATGCCGGCCCCCGCGGACCTCGTACCCCGGCTGACCGAACTGATCCTCAGCCAGCGCTGA
- a CDS encoding VTT domain-containing protein: MGRLRVWMLVAVVATVLLTVFLIVELAGVPVLTDPRPLLGRVSVAAAVIGVGLLVADAVLPVPSSVVMVALGATFGLAAGAALSLLGGLGGFAVGYVLGRRSRNLLATGTPRSAGLVRRWGLLAVVVSRPLPLVAETVAYTAGALGMRPAAAFAAAAAGTAGPAVAFSYAGWRGATTGDGLVVFGAVAVAALLCWVLGRSLID, translated from the coding sequence ATGGGACGTCTGCGTGTCTGGATGCTGGTCGCCGTCGTGGCGACCGTGCTCCTGACGGTCTTCCTGATCGTCGAGCTGGCCGGGGTGCCGGTGCTCACCGACCCGCGGCCGTTGCTGGGCAGGGTCTCGGTCGCTGCCGCGGTGATCGGTGTCGGGCTGCTGGTCGCCGACGCTGTGCTGCCGGTGCCGTCGAGCGTCGTGATGGTCGCGTTGGGTGCCACGTTCGGCCTGGCCGCCGGTGCCGCGCTGTCACTGTTGGGAGGCCTCGGCGGATTCGCCGTCGGCTATGTCCTCGGGCGGCGGTCCCGGAACCTGCTCGCGACCGGTACCCCTCGATCGGCCGGGCTGGTGCGGCGCTGGGGCCTGCTGGCGGTCGTGGTCAGCCGGCCTTTGCCGCTGGTGGCCGAGACCGTCGCGTACACCGCCGGCGCCCTGGGAATGCGGCCGGCGGCAGCGTTCGCCGCCGCCGCCGCGGGTACCGCCGGACCGGCCGTCGCCTTCTCCTACGCGGGCTGGCGTGGCGCGACGACCGGCGACGGCCTCGTCGTCTTCGGCGCGGTCGCCGTGGCCGCCCTGCTCTGCTGGGTGCTGGGCCGGTCACTGATCGATTGA